Proteins encoded by one window of Ignavibacteriota bacterium:
- the recR gene encoding recombination mediator RecR: MIYTSQSIEKVTEIFASLPSIGRKTAQRLTFHLLRQPDEFVELFSNSLIDLKRNVRFCSECFNYTESDPCTICSSHKRDRSVICVVEEPNDVVVIEKTHDFFGLYHVLHGVMNPLEGITQEEIKIKELIARMDGIEEVILALNPTVEGELTTHYIAKILKHLDKKVTRIASGVPMGSALEFTDEATISRALVSRIAV, from the coding sequence ATGATATATACATCACAATCTATAGAAAAAGTAACCGAGATTTTTGCTTCACTGCCTTCAATAGGTAGAAAGACTGCTCAAAGACTAACTTTTCACTTGTTAAGACAGCCTGATGAATTTGTTGAATTATTTTCAAATTCTTTAATTGATTTGAAGCGAAATGTAAGATTCTGTTCCGAATGTTTCAACTACACTGAAAGTGACCCGTGTACAATTTGCAGCTCTCACAAGAGGGACAGATCTGTGATTTGTGTTGTGGAAGAACCTAATGATGTCGTAGTAATAGAAAAGACTCACGACTTTTTTGGCTTATATCACGTCTTGCACGGTGTAATGAATCCTTTGGAAGGAATTACTCAGGAGGAAATAAAAATTAAAGAGCTTATTGCAAGAATGGATGGGATTGAGGAAGTCATACTTGCTCTTAATCCGACTGTCGAAGGTGAGCTGACAACACATTACATAGCAAAAATTTTAAAACATCTTGATAAAAAAGTTACACGTATCGCAAGCGGAGTTCCGATGGGCTCTGCTTTAGAATTTACCGATGAAGCAACAATTTCAAGAGCTTTGGTGAGCAGAATTGCAGTTTAA
- a CDS encoding YbaB/EbfC family nucleoid-associated protein — MKFDIQNVMQQAKKMQEEVENIKRELANKTVSAESGGGFVTATMTGANKLVSIKIAPELLVQNDVAMMEDLIVAAVNKAIDKAGDLANQDMNRVKNMIPSIPGLNLG; from the coding sequence ATGAAATTCGATATTCAGAATGTTATGCAACAAGCTAAGAAAATGCAGGAAGAAGTTGAAAATATCAAAAGGGAACTTGCAAACAAAACTGTATCAGCCGAATCAGGCGGAGGCTTTGTAACAGCTACAATGACAGGAGCTAACAAACTTGTTTCTATAAAAATAGCACCCGAACTTCTGGTTCAGAATGATGTTGCTATGATGGAAGACTTAATAGTAGCTGCTGTAAATAAGGCAATTGACAAAGCCGGTGATTTGGCAAATCAGGATATGAACAGAGTAAAAAATATGATTCCAAGTATTCCCGGACTTAACTTAGGCTGA
- a CDS encoding PspA/IM30 family protein, whose translation MGLFSRIADVFKANVNDVLDKVEDPEKMLKQMVIEMEESVNKTTLAVAQAIANEKGLERKIEKARKDKDDWEQKAMQALQAGREDLAKAALEKKAISERNYNDLVPIHVQARETSNKLRQQLDSLKSKLDEARSRQSTLIARSQAAKAQKQIAQSVGGVGSDAFSKFDKFEGKIEKLEAEATAFEELAGSSTSLDDEFKKLSSGATVDNDLEALKAKMGLLNSSSNENN comes from the coding sequence ATGGGATTATTTAGCAGAATCGCTGATGTATTCAAAGCTAATGTCAATGATGTACTTGACAAAGTTGAAGACCCCGAAAAAATGCTGAAACAAATGGTGATTGAGATGGAAGAGTCTGTTAACAAGACAACTCTTGCCGTTGCTCAAGCCATTGCTAATGAAAAAGGACTCGAACGCAAGATTGAAAAAGCACGCAAGGACAAGGATGACTGGGAGCAAAAAGCTATGCAGGCACTTCAAGCCGGACGGGAAGACCTTGCCAAAGCTGCTCTTGAAAAGAAAGCAATTTCTGAAAGAAACTATAACGACCTTGTTCCAATTCACGTTCAAGCTCGGGAAACATCCAACAAACTACGTCAGCAACTTGATTCACTCAAATCTAAACTCGATGAAGCACGCAGCCGTCAGAGCACACTTATTGCTCGTTCGCAGGCAGCTAAAGCTCAGAAACAAATTGCTCAATCTGTTGGTGGTGTAGGCTCGGATGCATTCAGTAAATTCGATAAATTCGAAGGTAAAATCGAGAAACTCGAAGCAGAAGCTACAGCTTTTGAAGAACTTGCAGGAAGTTCGACAAGCCTTGACGACGAATTCAAGAAACTTTCCTCAGGTGCTACAGTTGACAACGACCTTGAAGCATTAAAAGCCAAAATGGGACTTCTTAACTCATCAAGTAATGAAAATAATTAA
- a CDS encoding c-type cytochrome, translating to MKLLLRILIYAAILIALLIIAFLGYFSLALPSVGEPEDITIEITPARLERGEYLFHHVTMCGDCHTTRDWTTFSAPPKIEMLASGNFDEFVEEMGFPGNYYASNLTPANLAEWTDGEILRAITTGVNKDGRALFPVMPYLNYGKMDREDIYSIIAYMRTLKPIESETPESVPKFPLNFIIKTIPKPAEFSKIPDKSNSVEYGRYMTMASACGDCHTPAEKGEPIPGMDFAGGFKFIVPTGGEVNSANITPDKSTGIGSWTKEQFILRFKLYADSNYVPHKVAENQFNTWMPWTAYSKMDEEDLGAIYDYLMSLEPVRNSVVKFEIK from the coding sequence ATGAAACTGCTTTTACGAATTCTAATATATGCTGCGATTCTTATCGCCTTATTAATTATAGCATTTCTCGGCTATTTTTCACTCGCTCTACCCTCGGTAGGTGAGCCTGAGGATATCACAATCGAGATTACTCCGGCACGGCTTGAAAGAGGTGAATATTTGTTCCACCATGTTACAATGTGCGGCGACTGCCACACTACAAGGGACTGGACAACATTTTCAGCTCCACCAAAGATTGAAATGCTTGCAAGTGGTAATTTCGATGAGTTTGTCGAAGAAATGGGATTCCCCGGCAATTATTATGCGTCTAATCTTACACCCGCTAACCTTGCTGAATGGACAGACGGAGAAATTCTCAGAGCGATTACAACCGGTGTTAATAAAGATGGAAGAGCATTATTTCCGGTTATGCCCTATCTTAATTATGGTAAAATGGATAGAGAAGATATTTACTCGATTATTGCATATATGCGTACATTAAAACCAATCGAAAGTGAAACTCCTGAATCAGTGCCAAAATTTCCGCTTAATTTTATTATTAAAACAATTCCAAAGCCTGCTGAATTTTCGAAAATTCCGGACAAATCCAACTCTGTCGAATACGGCAGATATATGACGATGGCTTCTGCATGCGGTGATTGCCATACTCCTGCAGAAAAGGGAGAACCTATACCGGGGATGGATTTTGCGGGTGGATTTAAGTTTATTGTTCCGACTGGTGGCGAGGTAAATTCTGCCAATATTACTCCGGATAAATCAACAGGTATTGGGAGCTGGACTAAAGAACAGTTTATTTTAAGGTTTAAACTTTATGCTGACAGTAATTATGTACCACATAAAGTAGCTGAAAATCAGTTTAATACATGGATGCCCTGGACGGCATACTCAAAAATGGATGAAGAAGATTTGGGTGCTATATATGACTATTTGATGAGTCTTGAACCTGTAAGAAATAGTGTAGTCAAATTCGAAATTAAGTAG
- a CDS encoding cell division protein FtsL: MSILNKIRQFIISLELSELLIEFVRIYRWIIFIVIFVASLWVLLLVTNVRNINSLLSDIRQLEKESGRLENLNERYLYEIVKLQSADRIIHLAEEQLNMEQSQKAPDILK, encoded by the coding sequence TTGAGTATTTTAAACAAAATCAGACAATTTATTATTTCGCTTGAGCTATCCGAGCTTTTAATTGAGTTTGTTCGGATATACAGGTGGATTATATTTATTGTTATTTTTGTTGCTTCATTGTGGGTTTTACTATTGGTTACAAATGTTCGTAATATTAATTCCTTGCTGTCAGACATCAGGCAACTTGAGAAGGAATCCGGACGTCTTGAAAATTTGAATGAAAGATATTTATACGAAATTGTCAAATTGCAGTCTGCCGATAGAATCATACATCTGGCAGAAGAACAATTAAATATGGAGCAATCGCAAAAAGCTCCTGATATATTGAAATAA
- a CDS encoding PASTA domain-containing protein, with the protein MDNDNNTNIDLEEIRKKKFWKFWLVMLLLNIGLFAVIYRMINVQIIHADKYKQMAKRQHESKINLSAQRGKIFDRYGRLIASNLESVSIAVDPNLLKNKGKLADILFEDVNIPREKTINKINSAKGSFVWLARGLFPEKLKRVEEMNEKGVILIKEPRRIYHYGLVCSQVVGFTDIDNNGLSGVELLHDSLLKGTNGYMLMYRDGRQRLRPAADLPVYLPIDGYSLQLTIDIEFQRIVEYELMKGVQKADAEAGTVIAIEPSTGEILAMATYPTYDPHNPQSNNIGSMRMRAITDTYEPGSTFKIITAAAALEENLVHEEDKFNGYGGAMQFRSFVIRDVHGVGTVTFQEAMQHSSNIIMSNVANMIPDNTFYKYIRDFGYGIKSGIDFPGEAPGKLAKPEEYNAASKRYMGFGYGLSATPLQITNSYATIANKGQMMKPYLIKSINDLSGNSVYKANPEIIRRVISENTALRLNEMLKGVVNKGTGKGVRVDNLQVCGKTGTAQQIENGSYSKSNYTASFAGFFPAENPKVAMIVILDKPRSSIYGGAVSGPIFKNIALRWASVSDEIKSGNLLEFAKIDTLEVELPDEFTVPNLVGKSKEEALKIATLTGFKLTMNDTKGNKIASQNPQYGSKLTKEQAIDVLFDAEIVASDSAKAKPDLIGLPLRYALSLLNSQSVKSKVFGSGTVRKQIWENIGKENEICILHCN; encoded by the coding sequence ATGGATAATGATAATAATACAAATATTGATTTAGAGGAAATCCGCAAGAAGAAATTCTGGAAATTCTGGCTTGTAATGCTATTACTCAATATAGGTTTGTTTGCAGTAATTTACAGAATGATTAATGTTCAGATAATTCATGCAGATAAGTACAAACAAATGGCAAAGCGCCAGCATGAGTCCAAAATCAACTTGTCTGCACAGCGTGGTAAAATTTTTGACAGATACGGAAGGCTGATTGCTTCAAATCTCGAATCAGTTTCAATTGCAGTTGATCCTAATTTACTGAAAAATAAAGGTAAGCTTGCCGATATACTTTTTGAGGATGTGAACATTCCGCGAGAGAAGACAATTAATAAAATCAATTCTGCTAAAGGTTCATTTGTATGGCTGGCGAGAGGTTTGTTTCCGGAAAAGTTGAAACGTGTCGAGGAAATGAACGAAAAAGGAGTGATACTAATTAAAGAGCCGCGCAGGATATATCACTATGGACTTGTGTGCTCTCAGGTTGTCGGCTTTACTGATATTGATAATAATGGTCTGTCAGGTGTCGAACTTCTTCATGATAGTCTTTTGAAAGGTACAAACGGCTATATGTTGATGTATCGTGACGGTCGTCAAAGGCTTCGACCTGCGGCGGATCTTCCTGTTTATCTGCCGATTGACGGATATTCACTTCAACTTACTATTGATATTGAATTTCAAAGAATTGTTGAATATGAGCTAATGAAAGGTGTTCAAAAAGCTGATGCTGAAGCAGGAACTGTAATTGCTATTGAGCCATCAACCGGCGAAATACTGGCAATGGCAACATATCCGACTTATGACCCGCATAATCCCCAAAGCAATAATATCGGAAGTATGAGGATGCGTGCAATTACGGACACTTACGAACCCGGCTCTACATTCAAAATTATAACTGCTGCGGCAGCTTTGGAGGAGAATCTTGTTCATGAAGAAGACAAGTTCAATGGTTATGGCGGAGCTATGCAATTCAGGAGCTTCGTTATAAGGGATGTTCACGGAGTTGGGACTGTTACATTTCAGGAAGCTATGCAGCATTCAAGTAATATTATAATGTCGAATGTCGCCAATATGATTCCTGATAATACTTTTTACAAATATATACGAGATTTCGGTTATGGAATAAAATCAGGTATAGATTTCCCCGGTGAAGCACCCGGCAAACTTGCAAAACCTGAAGAATATAATGCCGCATCTAAAAGATATATGGGATTTGGCTATGGATTATCTGCTACTCCGCTTCAGATAACAAACTCTTACGCTACAATAGCCAACAAGGGGCAAATGATGAAGCCCTATTTGATTAAATCAATAAACGACCTTTCCGGCAATAGTGTTTATAAAGCTAATCCCGAAATAATCAGACGAGTTATTTCAGAAAATACTGCCTTAAGACTTAATGAAATGCTCAAAGGAGTTGTTAACAAAGGAACAGGAAAAGGTGTACGAGTGGATAATCTTCAGGTATGCGGAAAAACTGGTACAGCTCAGCAAATTGAAAATGGTTCATATTCCAAATCAAATTATACAGCATCATTTGCAGGATTTTTCCCTGCCGAAAACCCGAAAGTTGCGATGATTGTCATCCTCGATAAGCCTCGTTCTTCAATTTACGGGGGAGCAGTTTCAGGTCCGATATTTAAGAATATCGCTCTCAGATGGGCTTCTGTTTCAGATGAAATTAAAAGCGGTAACCTTCTCGAATTTGCAAAGATTGATACTCTTGAAGTTGAGTTGCCTGATGAGTTCACTGTTCCGAATTTAGTCGGAAAATCTAAGGAAGAAGCCCTTAAAATTGCAACACTCACTGGTTTTAAGTTGACTATGAACGATACAAAAGGCAATAAAATTGCATCTCAGAATCCACAATATGGCAGCAAATTAACTAAAGAACAGGCTATTGACGTGCTTTTTGATGCTGAAATAGTCGCAAGTGACTCTGCTAAAGCAAAACCTGACTTGATAGGGCTACCATTGAGATATGCACTTTCACTTCTTAATTCCCAATCCGTTAAATCCAAAGTATTTGGAAGCGGTACGGTACGAAAGCAGATCTGGGAAAATATCGGAAAAGAAAATGAAATATGTATCCTGCACTGCAATTAA
- a CDS encoding GNAT family N-acetyltransferase, translated as MDDILENLKIRKLNLSEVRRLVYWAELEGWNPSDEDAEAFYETDPEGFVGYFFDNEMIAGGSIVSYNDDFGFMGFFIVKPEYRSKGIGRKLWYERRNMLISRLKPGATIGMDGVVAMQPFYAKGGFELAFRDERFERIGGGYNYDNRIIEFSADDLEIILEYDKKCFGYERRKFMNRWINLNESKRFMFIDDGQLRGFAITRRVKKGFKICPLFADDSFIADELYKACLNSAPNLPVYLDIPVINPAAVELVKKYNATYVFECARMYYGSKPEIDINSIYGITTYELG; from the coding sequence ATGGATGATATATTAGAAAATCTAAAAATCAGAAAATTAAATTTATCTGAAGTCCGAAGACTTGTTTACTGGGCTGAGTTAGAGGGTTGGAATCCATCAGATGAAGATGCGGAAGCATTTTATGAGACAGACCCTGAAGGATTCGTAGGTTATTTCTTTGATAATGAAATGATTGCCGGTGGCTCGATTGTTTCTTATAATGACGATTTTGGTTTTATGGGTTTTTTTATAGTCAAACCGGAATATCGCTCTAAGGGTATTGGCAGAAAGCTATGGTATGAAAGGCGCAATATGCTTATTAGCAGACTCAAGCCGGGAGCAACCATAGGTATGGATGGAGTTGTTGCAATGCAGCCATTCTATGCAAAAGGCGGGTTTGAACTTGCTTTTCGGGATGAAAGATTCGAAAGAATTGGTGGAGGTTACAATTATGACAATCGAATTATAGAATTTTCTGCAGATGATTTAGAAATAATTCTCGAGTATGACAAAAAATGCTTCGGATATGAACGCAGAAAGTTCATGAACAGATGGATCAATCTTAACGAAAGCAAACGCTTTATGTTCATAGATGATGGTCAATTACGTGGTTTTGCCATTACTCGTCGGGTAAAAAAGGGCTTTAAGATTTGTCCGCTTTTTGCAGATGATTCATTCATAGCTGATGAGCTTTACAAAGCCTGTTTGAATTCAGCGCCGAATCTGCCTGTATATTTGGATATACCGGTTATAAATCCTGCAGCGGTTGAATTAGTTAAAAAGTACAACGCCACTTACGTCTTTGAGTGTGCAAGAATGTATTATGGTAGCAAACCTGAAATTGACATCAACAGCATTTATGGCATTACAACTTATGAATTAGGATAA
- a CDS encoding nodulation protein NfeD — MRALKYILIFFCMSIIAESNTVTVITINSGIGPATAMYIRNGLDEAIDIKSNALIIKLNTPGGLLESTRDIASYLLDSEIPVIVYVAPGGARAGSAGVFITLAGHIAVMAPGTNIGAAHPVGLGGTSDSTVMGQKVENDAAAFVRTIAQKRNKNADWAERAVRESISSTENEAFEEGVIDYIAKDINDLVRLCDSHPINIDDKEFLLDIKDAEIIYRDMNWKESLLAFISNPNIAYILILVGVYGLFFEIKSPGTIVPGTVGGISILLAAYSLQMMPINYVGLALMVLGIVLFIIEIFVTSYGVLTIGGIISFTIGSIMLIDSPFEFMRISMGLIITAVVITTALFAVIVIFAVKAQKERKVTGEHTIIGDVGVAKTLIEPGLRGKVLIQGELWQAISEDTIQVNEKVTAIAVKSMTITVKKA; from the coding sequence ATGAGAGCATTAAAATATATACTGATTTTCTTCTGTATGAGCATTATTGCCGAAAGCAATACCGTTACTGTCATTACAATAAATAGCGGCATCGGTCCTGCAACTGCAATGTACATACGCAATGGCTTGGATGAAGCAATAGACATCAAAAGCAATGCCCTTATCATCAAACTCAATACTCCCGGCGGACTTCTTGAGTCAACCCGTGATATAGCAAGCTACTTACTTGATTCCGAAATTCCCGTGATTGTATATGTCGCTCCCGGTGGTGCCAGAGCAGGCTCTGCCGGTGTATTCATTACCCTTGCAGGTCATATTGCCGTGATGGCTCCCGGAACAAATATTGGTGCGGCACATCCGGTAGGACTTGGCGGTACAAGTGACAGTACGGTAATGGGTCAAAAAGTGGAAAATGACGCTGCAGCTTTTGTGCGGACTATTGCTCAGAAGCGAAATAAAAATGCTGATTGGGCTGAGCGTGCCGTAAGAGAAAGTATCTCATCCACTGAAAACGAAGCTTTTGAAGAAGGCGTAATTGATTATATTGCTAAAGATATAAATGATTTAGTTCGGCTTTGCGATTCACATCCGATAAATATTGACGATAAGGAATTTTTACTGGACATCAAAGATGCTGAAATAATTTACCGCGATATGAACTGGAAAGAATCGCTGCTTGCATTTATCAGCAATCCCAATATAGCGTACATTTTGATTCTTGTTGGAGTTTACGGTTTATTCTTTGAAATAAAAAGCCCGGGAACGATAGTGCCCGGAACTGTTGGCGGTATATCTATACTTCTTGCGGCCTATTCTCTGCAAATGATGCCGATAAATTATGTCGGGCTCGCACTTATGGTGCTTGGAATTGTATTATTCATAATAGAAATATTTGTTACAAGTTATGGCGTTTTGACAATCGGAGGCATTATTTCCTTTACGATTGGTTCAATTATGCTTATTGACTCACCTTTTGAATTTATGAGAATATCTATGGGACTTATTATTACAGCGGTCGTTATAACTACTGCACTCTTTGCAGTAATTGTTATCTTTGCGGTAAAAGCACAAAAGGAAAGAAAAGTTACAGGCGAACATACAATTATTGGTGATGTCGGAGTAGCAAAAACCCTGATAGAACCCGGACTAAGAGGTAAAGTTCTGATTCAGGGAGAGCTGTGGCAGGCAATATCGGAGGATACAATACAGGTCAACGAAAAAGTGACAGCAATAGCTGTTAAATCAATGACGATTACTGTAAAAAAAGCCTGA
- a CDS encoding T9SS type A sorting domain-containing protein, whose translation MKNLIILLILISVNIGYSQIVPGKWEIVFKLDIRVGNYGTSCYFLGLDSPNKKDIIAFANINWEAPHIITSHDSGKTWQITLRETVDASWAFKINDFAVPDTNLAIAVCDSGSYWRSTDNGRTWNQHFIENRNRIYLVDFWDNKNGIIFQSNYSDSTIVLKTEDGGLNWKLISEPKPVNNIVATSYLYTLGKGIIYSIEVDNKVDSVYYFHKSTDYGETWEEPYKGPKNPPSGNFYFYDENLGFAFGDYGLKIAREGKLIRRTSDGGRTWEEVLRAGMNNNSISGIHFSDSLNGIAASITNIFRTSDGGKSWIEDTTYDYSRDPRISPIFLIDKNNAIGLSTNSDHKVIRFKADNSTYIVDNHYVTNITTFPNPAVNVLNISAPDILPQKLDYSIYTAGGQEVKYGIFSGEELDVSALVPGVYFLLFSSGDKIWYSKFVKE comes from the coding sequence ATGAAAAATTTAATAATATTATTGATCTTAATCTCAGTTAATATCGGTTATAGTCAAATAGTTCCGGGAAAGTGGGAGATAGTTTTCAAACTTGATATAAGAGTAGGCAATTATGGAACTTCATGCTACTTTTTAGGCTTAGACAGCCCTAATAAAAAAGACATAATTGCATTTGCCAATATAAATTGGGAAGCCCCCCATATAATAACAAGTCATGATAGCGGAAAAACCTGGCAAATAACTCTTAGAGAAACAGTTGATGCCTCCTGGGCATTCAAAATTAATGATTTTGCAGTTCCGGATACTAACCTTGCAATCGCGGTTTGCGATTCAGGGTCATACTGGCGTTCAACTGATAATGGGAGAACCTGGAATCAACACTTTATAGAAAATAGAAACAGAATTTATTTAGTTGATTTTTGGGATAATAAAAATGGCATCATATTTCAAAGTAATTATAGTGATTCAACTATTGTTTTGAAAACTGAAGATGGTGGATTGAATTGGAAACTTATATCAGAACCTAAACCTGTTAATAATATTGTTGCAACAAGTTATCTATATACTTTGGGCAAAGGTATAATATACTCAATTGAAGTTGACAATAAGGTTGACTCTGTTTACTATTTTCATAAATCCACAGACTACGGAGAAACTTGGGAAGAACCTTATAAGGGTCCCAAAAACCCTCCGTCTGGAAATTTCTATTTTTATGATGAGAATTTAGGTTTTGCTTTTGGCGATTACGGTTTAAAAATTGCACGGGAAGGGAAACTGATAAGAAGGACGAGTGATGGTGGTAGAACATGGGAGGAGGTGCTTAGAGCCGGAATGAATAACAACTCAATTTCCGGAATTCATTTTTCAGATTCTTTAAATGGGATAGCAGCTTCAATAACTAATATTTTTCGCACAAGCGACGGCGGAAAATCCTGGATTGAAGATACAACATACGATTACAGTCGCGACCCAAGAATATCACCAATATTTTTGATTGATAAAAATAACGCTATTGGTTTATCAACTAATTCAGACCACAAAGTTATTCGTTTTAAGGCTGATAATTCCACATACATTGTTGATAATCATTATGTTACAAATATTACTACCTTCCCAAATCCTGCCGTAAATGTATTAAATATATCGGCGCCTGATATTCTGCCCCAAAAGTTGGACTACAGTATTTACACTGCAGGTGGTCAGGAGGTAAAATATGGCATTTTTTCCGGCGAGGAGCTCGATGTTTCGGCATTAGTTCCGGGAGTATATTTTCTGCTCTTTAGTTCAGGAGATAAAATCTGGTATTCGAAATTTGTTAAAGAGTGA
- a CDS encoding glycosyltransferase family 2 protein: MSYNISLVIPAYNEEQRLADTLKSVLQYVSEQSLDVQIIVVDDGSSDKTSEVAGSFSEVTVITLPKNMGKGAAVRAGMLAANCDYRFFSDADLSTPIYELPKLLNPLLRGIDVCVGSRALNSKMIKVHQPFYREFMGKTFNKIVQLLVVKGIKDTQCGFKGFSAQAAEKIFSNTKIDGFSFDVEAIYLAKKFGFSIEEIPVEWYNDERSKVDPIKDSIRMFKEILKIRNLHK, encoded by the coding sequence ATGAGTTATAACATATCATTAGTAATACCGGCTTATAACGAAGAACAAAGACTTGCAGATACATTGAAGAGCGTACTTCAATATGTATCAGAACAGAGCCTTGATGTTCAGATAATAGTAGTTGATGACGGCTCATCCGATAAAACTTCCGAAGTTGCAGGCAGCTTCAGCGAGGTTACTGTTATCACACTGCCAAAGAATATGGGCAAGGGTGCGGCTGTTAGGGCAGGAATGCTCGCCGCAAACTGTGATTACAGGTTTTTTTCCGATGCTGATTTATCCACTCCAATTTACGAACTGCCTAAACTTCTCAATCCTCTTTTGCGAGGAATTGATGTATGTGTCGGAAGCAGGGCTTTAAATTCAAAAATGATAAAAGTACATCAACCTTTCTATCGTGAATTTATGGGCAAAACCTTTAATAAAATTGTTCAGTTACTTGTTGTTAAAGGGATTAAAGACACTCAATGCGGATTCAAGGGTTTCAGTGCCCAAGCCGCAGAAAAGATATTTTCAAATACAAAAATTGACGGATTTAGTTTCGATGTCGAAGCGATTTATCTTGCAAAAAAATTCGGATTCAGTATTGAGGAAATCCCTGTAGAATGGTACAATGACGAGCGCAGCAAAGTTGACCCGATAAAAGATTCTATCAGGATGTTCAAAGAAATACTAAAAATTCGTAATCTGCACAAATAA